GTGGCTGGGCAGGACAACCCAGGGTCAGCCAGTATGGCTGTCAGTGGCACAAGAGGTCCATGTGTCCAAGGATGCTCGGATAACTCCCTCATGCAATGCGAGATATGGTTTTTTACTTTCTCCTCCCCTGAGGAGCTGGAACCCTTCTGGGGATCATTAAAAGAttctgattttaagaaaaacaacaatttGGGCACAGGGGACAGGCCAGGTGACAGTTTCAATGCCATCCAACATGGTGTTTCCCCCCTTCCCTGAAGTTAGGCACTAAAggcagcagcactcaggggtgAAGGGGGCTTGTGCAAGGGAAGGGGCTGAGATAACATTCAGATCCTCCTTCCACTGGAGAGCGAGAAGTCAGGCTCATTCACTGGCGCAGCAGGAACTTtgctttaaatgtttctgttcatACTGAATATGCTCTAAATGAACTACTCGACCACCGCTGACTGAGCTATTTAAGAATGAAGAAGGCGGGGAAggctggggaaactgagacaCCCACCCCCAGTCCCATACAGCTGCTGAGGAGGTGGAGTTGCTCCGGCTCCTGCGATGCACCCAGGGATTTCTCCTTAGGAGATGTTCCTGAGAAGATAGTGCAGGAGAGGTGGGGAGACTCTCCTATTGCTTGAAAAATGTCTCTCCCACCCCAGTTTCAGGGAATAGTTCTCTTCATCGCTTCACACTGCAGCTACTCAGGAGGCTGGAAGGACCCACAGTGAACCTGGTCAGAGTAATTTACTCAGCTCCCTGCAAGCTGTGGGCAAAGTGGCTCTGAGAGACAAGACGAATAACAGATATTCCTGCCCTTGCTTGTCTGCCCACTCAGCAAAGGGGGGAGGTTTGCAGCTATACAACAGGATTGGTTTGCTCCAAATTTTAGATTGGCTTGCTCCAACTTTTCCttgcatatgtatttttcagttatttgtcTATTCTCAATGTATTTGGAGAGCAATGGATTGCTTTAGAGAACTCACTGAGCTAATGACATGACTAAAATTCTGCTATATCTAAAGATACGGCTaatactggaaaaggaaagttgAAGCAGTTTAATATGtgatttccctttttttaatagtccGCATCAGCATAGGCTGTCACTCTGCTGCTCGCTGTCCTCTCCTATAGCCATAGCAATAAACTGCTTCTCCTCTGACCTGATCTAAATTGTAATTTGGATTACTTCCACAACAGCAACTGGTGCCGTGACTGGGATTCCCACGTCCATGCTGCAGCTGGTTGTCAGTTTAAGTGCTGGGGCACAGGGAGCCCACAGGTGGGAAGCTGGGCATCGGGGTCTGCTGCGGCACTACGGTCTTCGGAGGATCAGGGGGCTGCTCGTAGGTGTAACCTGTGTGTTTGGGAATGCGTAGAAGGCAGAGCGCTTTAAGTCTGGAGTAAGGAAGATGTAGAGGGGGAGTAAGAGTTATGATGAAGAGCTTGTGTCCAAACTGAGAGCAGGATGGGAGGGCTTGGGATGCCATTTTTTGGATCAAGAAATCTGGATCAATCCAGGGAGATGCCATCTGTGTTAGGCCACTTAGGTGACTGAATACTATGCAAGCAGCCTGCAGGGATGTCCCTTGGTGCTTGTCTTTAACATGCATCCCCACATCACTGTGGAGAAGGAATACCCTCTAAAATCCTTCagcgggggagggagggtgatAGACTGCTGTGATTACTTTGAAACAAGCCATAAAATCATAACAAAGTCCCAAAGGAAAACCTGAGCAGCACTTCAGTAGCCAAAAAGCCAAATGCTGCAGACACACGTACATTGCTGCTCATGGCTGCCTGCTCTGATGGGGGGGCGAAGGCAGGGGGCTGCTGAGAGCCCCGTGCTCTGGGTGGGTGGCTCTGGCCTGGGGGACCTCTGTAAGGTGCCACTGCGCAAGGTGGTAAATACCAGCAGCTGTGGGAGCCACTCCTGGTGCAGCACCCAAGGGCTGCCGGGCAGTGAGGGAGTCCCCAGAGCTCGTtttaaggcttttctttttgtagatGTAATTTCAGCGTGAATTTTCCCTTCGCATGATGCCCCCCGccgctgctggcagcagggatgctCCGCACCCGGGGGCGCCTGGCTGAACCCAGTGTGTGCGAGCCAGAGATTTCCCCTCGAAGTGAATCGGCGTTTCTGTTTGTCCCTCTTTCTCCCAGGCAGAAGAGGCGAGCTATTTCCCTGGACAGGCTGAGAACACAGGTCAGGACTAGCACCTCAAAACTGGTTTTATCTttacagagctgctccccaggctgccATGGCCAGCAAAACCAACCCCCGGCTTGTTTTGGTGGCCGAATTCCGAGTCGTTCCCAAGAAAGGGCCGGAGCACCCCAGCCACTGGGGAGGCTGGCCACCCTCCTGTCCGGCAGCCCCGCAGAGCCGGGGGCCACAGGGACGAGGCACGGTGGTGGGCTCGCCTGCCTGCGGGAGGTGGCTCTGCACGGCTCCACTTCTGCTCCCCCCTACATCTCTCCCCGAGGTCGGAAggtttttaatgcaataaatgCCTTTAACCTCTAAGGGGATGAAAGCCTCTAAAGATTATCTGCAATATAGTGCCAACGGTGCCTCAagcccttttcttctcttgggcTCTGTGTCACCAGGCttctaaaaaaaggaatatttttatttctggacaTGTCTACAATTTCCCTAATgatgagaatttaaaaatctcaccttttgtttgtttgtcttcaTTTCTCAAAAATCTCTGATTGTGAGCATGTCTCCTCCACAagcccctttcccctttcctgcgCTGTGATACCTGGACACAGGGTAGCCAGAGGATTCCAGATTATCTGGCAACACTTAATTTCTAAGGGTAACTCAAACTTTTCTGTGCAATTGGAGCTCAAAGGCTTATTCCTGTATATCTGATTAATTCGGGTACTACTTTTATGCTACTGATGCTGCATCAATAAAGCCATGTTAAACTGCCTGCCTGAAACTGTTTCCTAAAGCAATACAGCATCAATTCTGTCCTACAAATAACAGAGCTTTggaacagcacagagaaagtaaaaaaaaagactgataacaaaaaaaaccagactaTTTGAGCTAAGGGACTATCTCAAGCAAGTTTCAGAGGGCTGCATTCCCACCTTCTCCCTAAGCCTCCTGTGCATATTGGCTGTCCCTGGTGTATTCAGTACTTTTGTCTTGCAAACAGAGGTTAGGATGGAGAATGAGGTTGCAGGCAGGAGAATTAGCCCAATACATTTAATGCGAAGTATATAAATGTTCAAACTCAAGTTTGGGGACAAAGCTGCGTTGGGCTGACTATGGAAGGAGTCTTgggagctgggagaggctggATCAGTTCTGGGTCTCCCTCCATAGTGCTGTGTGCTTGTGTTTGCTGTCTTGTTTATGTCctgagtgaaaaaaataagggGAAGTTCCAAATTGAAGCTTTTGGCAGGGAGGAATTACAGTGCCTGAGGGCCTATGCTCTGAACACCCTCATTGCCCCAGGCAGCCAGTGCTTCTTTCTCAAACTCTCTATTTCGGAGCACTTCACTCAGGCCAGATAAGAAATAAGGACTGGAAGGATGGCTTCACCTCTGGTCAAGTGCAGTCAGGGATGGTGTCTGGAGCCACGGTCTCTCTGTCTGAGGCTGCTTCAGGTGATTCCTGATACATTCCTTCTTTGGGATGAAGGCAATGTTTTACAGAAGATCACATGGAGCTATGTTAATTTTTATAGCACACCGTAACCACTCAAATGGCATCTAAACCTCCGGGAGTCAGACCTGGCTGTGTTTGTTCTCCACTCCGGCTGTGTCTGCGTGCAGTTTGGCTCATGCTATGCTGTGCCCCAGGAAGCCCTATGCTGCCTTGCTCTGAGAGGGACCTGTGGGTGCAAGTCCCcaagctctctgcagtgcagcacAGCCCACCCCGTCCCTTCCCTCCACACCTCCATGTGCAGTGTCACCCGGGCTGGACACTGGCAGGGAATGAGCTACCCAAGGGGGGGCTCTGCAGTAACCCATCCTGCTCATGCCCTGCCTGCCATGGGGTTTCACCCTGGACTAAAGATTTCTCCATCTCCGTGCACAAGCAGGGATGACATCCTGCAATGGGAAGGTGCGCACCTTGCACACCCTGGGATCCTGCAACTCAGGTCCCCTTTTGATCCTCCAGGTCCCCTTTTCATAGCAATTGCAGCACGTAGCCAcgtgggaggaaagggagattAGAAGGAGAAACCCCACCAAAAACAGGTTGAAACCCTGCAGGAAGGTATCACCCAGCCCCTCTGCAAGGGGCAAGGGCCAGATGTCTTCCCCtggtccctgctcctgcccatTCTGGGCAGGTCCTGGCAGAAGCCTGGTCACGGAGCCTGGGAAACCCCAGCAGGAGCCCAATGTGCTGCTGGGTCCTGCAGGGCACCCAAGGCGCAGCACAGAGCTGAAGCAAAATCACCCCAGCAATGCCCATGAAACCTACAGTGGCTGAGAGCGTGCTGCTGCGTGTTCAGGTCACTGGGGTTTGGGAGGTGTTTTTTGACTTTCCATATCCAAACCCACACCTGCAGCCCCCGAGACACTGCACGGGGGCTGTGGGTCCTGCTGGGGAGCAcggaggagctggcagggtgCTCACCtactgcagcagctgctcatCCGTGGGGAGCATCGCGCCCGCACCCCGGCCTCCTGCTCCGGGgagaggcagagcccagccgGGCTGCGGCCGGGCGCGGCGGTCGGGGCTTGGAGAGGCGGAGGGCAGAGCCGGCGCCAGGGGAGGTGGGTCCGGGAGGCggggggccgccccgccgccgcctccgaCACCGCCGGCCTCGACGTGGAgaggggcggccccgcgccggcAGTAGCCGCGGCTCCGCCCCGGGGTAGGAGCGCCCGtcggggcagccccccgcccgcccccggggcTGCGCGACCCCCGGGGCGGGCCGACCCCGCCCgtcctccctccatcccctccccgggCCCATATAGCCgcggggggccggcggcggccggcccGCTCGCCCCGACGGCGCCGGGCGGCGGAGGGCAGCGTGCGGCGGCTCCCGCGCCTCCTTCCCGCCCCCGCTCCGCAGCGGGACCCCGCGCCGGCGGCACCCGGGGGTCTGCCCCTCCGCTTCCCGGCAGctccctcccggccccggccccggccccggcccggcatGGCGCTGTCCCTTGCCGGCGAGTCGGTCCCCGGAGACGGCGGAGACGCTCTCGGGATGAGCCCCGCCAGCCTGGCTGCCTACTacccccctttcctccctcccgcCCAGTACTTCGAGGCGGCCCCCGACTTCTTCCAGCCCCTGAAATCCCTGGGCGGGCTGGTCCCCGCCTCCCCGCCTCTGCCCCCCTTCAGCTTCAGCAGGGTCCCCGCTTTCCTGAGCCAGCCGCCCCCCCTGCCCGCCGAGCCCTTCCCcggcctccccctgcccctctaCGCCAAGCCGCCggcccccttcccccccaggGAGGGCTcgccccgcggggcgggagcCCCGGGCTCGCCCCCGCCGCCCTACCCGAGCCCCCCGCGCAgggctgcccgcagcccgggggccggcggggcggcggggcagagCCACAGGTACCACTTCACCGAGGAGGAGCTCAACGCGGTGCTGTACGGGGCGCTCCGCAGCAGCCACCTGGCCGGGAGCCTCCACGCCATCTCGGGGCTCCGGGtgccccccgccagcccgggTAAGGGGGTCTCGgcgcgggccgccgccgccggcgggaggGGCACCGGGCGGAGGGTCGCTCTTTGCGGCCGGGCCTGCGGTGGGGTTTGGGGACGGTCGCCAAAGGGCTGCAGGCGGTCCCGCGGCAGCCAGGCTCACGGGGCATCGCAGGGGCACGTCGGGCTTCCTTTCCCCGTGGTTTTCTTGCGTTACGAGCCCACAGCAGGGAAGAGCCGGGGGGCAACTGGGGCTGCGGCCGACGTCGGGGGCGGCAGGACCCGCTCCCTCTGCCCTGGTGTATCTGCAGGGCCGACGCCGGGCTGAAGAAGGGGTCCCTCTTCTGCAGGTGCTGCGGACTCCTCCTCCGCCCCGCTGCTCGACAGGGACTCGCTGCAGCTGCCCGAAGGTAGGGGCCCGGCGCTGCCTgcgccccccgccgctgcccccagccGCGGCCGAGCCGCGCTCAGCCCTCAGCCCGCCCTGTCCCCCGCAGGGCTCTCGGTGCTGCGGGTGGCGTACGGGGACGTGTCTCAGCTCGGAGTCTTCTGCACGGACCCCATCCCCAAAGGAGTCCGCTTCGGCCCTTTCCAAGGCAAAGTGGTCAACACCAGCGAGATCAAGACTTACGACGACAACTCGCTGATGTGGGAGGTAGTGGAGGCACGGCCGGGCTCCCCCTGTACCCCCTAGACGGGGCCGGGGCGAGGCTTTCGGCCGCCCCTCTCCCGTAGCTTGCAAGAGGGGCTCGGCCCAGTGTGGGTGGTGGGATTGGTGCTAGCGGGACCTGTGCGGGAAGGGTCGGTCAAACCCGATCCGGTTCTCGCTGCTCTCCAGATCTTTGAATACGGGCGCCTGAGCCACTTCATAGACGGGAAGGGCGCCTCTGGCAACTGGATGTCCCTGGTGAACTGTGCCAGGTTCCCCGAGGAGCAGAATTTGACGGCTATCCAGTGCCAGGGGCAAATCTTCTACGAGAGCTGCAAGGAAATCTTGCCgaagcaggagctgctggtgtGGTACGGCGATTGCTACGTGCAGTTCCTGGGCATCCCCATCAGCCTGAAGGGCATGCCGGAGGGGAAGAGGCCCCCGCAGCACCCCGAAGGTGAGCCTGCCAGCGACCCCTCGGGGGGCACTGCCCCTTATTCCCACGGACCTGCGTCTGGCCGGGATTAGGTTCGCATGCAGGGAGGTAAAGGAACCCGGGCATCGCCTTTTCTCggctgtgctttgctttgaacGCTTCCCAGTCCCTGTGGTGAGCCGGTGCCGGGgtgcccggccctgccgcggGGGTGCTCCGGGGTGGCGgtggccccgcagccccggtcCCACGGGGGCGCCCGCCCTCCGGGGAGCCGGCCCTcgccctccccttcccttgcaGCCTCCGGCGCCCCAGAGAGCAGCTTCCCCTCGGCACCGGGGGGCCCGGGGATTGCACCGAGGGCCGCTGCCAGCTCGGAGCAAGAGCCCCCGCTGTCTGCCCCGGCAGCTTGCTCCCAGTTGGCGTTTCCTCGGGGAGTGAAAGCGTTCATCCGGCGACAGTAAAACCTCTGGTGGCGCGGGGCTGAGCTTGCCTCGGCTCCGCGGCGCCGTTGTTCGAGGGGGGGTCCCGTTTTGGGGAGAGAGGGGCTTTTGGGGGGCATTCCTGTTTGGGTCCTGTTTTATCCTACGATTGCACACTCGTGGCTTAATGATATTTTTCGTGCAATTCACGCGCTCAGTCAATGGGGCAGACTGAAGTCGTTCCGATGCGATAATGCTGATGTTCCTTGCAGAAGAAATGCCAAATGCACTTACTCCGGGAGTAGTTCTGCTTACAACGTGCGGAAAGTATGACGTGCTTATAAGCAAAACTTCTGTACGGAGATAACAGATTTGTGCCCATGCAGGGAAAGCTGGAGCGGGTGAGGGACGGTCGGCCGGGTGCAGCGGCGAGGGAGAGAAGCAAATTGGCATGGAAGTTTTTGTAGCTGTTGCCTTAAGGTGCCGTGTTCAGGTACCTGGTAAACTGTTCGTTTCATTTTAAGGCTTAAGCCAAAGTTACTtttatgaaaggcagaaaaggatGTGTAAAAGTTTGAAAATTTCCTGTGTTGTTCCTAAATTTAGCGGTTAAGAACAGTTGGAAATAcgaaagaaaaccaaataaacGTGCTTTTGCTCGATGGTATTTTGAAAACGATAGAAAAGACgtgcaaatttattttcctttttgggaTGGGAGGCAAAATTTACGGACAATATTGATAAGAAATACCTGGCAATGCTTCCGTGTGGGGAGACGCTTTTACGTGGGACTCTGCGTTGGTTTGTCACGTATTCGCTCGCCGTTTATGGGGATCCAAGGATGGAACCCTGgctttgctgaagtcagtgCCTAAACCCAATAATCTTATCGGGCTGCGGGCTCGAGTTTGTTCCCCTCCGTTAGAACGGCAAGCGGAGCGTGTGTATGCCTAAGAGATCCGGCGTGTATTTTGTTAATGATACTGCCAGAATGCATTTACCATTATTACCCTCCCGGAGACTTGAAATTCCCGGTTGGGTACCAGCTGTGAGAAGGCAGCAGGTTGGAAAAGAGCCCCTTTTGCTGTGGTGTAACGGGGAGGTGGCACTGTCCCTTCTGCTGTACAGAAGCCGGGGAGAGCTTTAAGTGTGAGCGCTGCGGCAAGGTTTTTGCCTACAAGTACTACCGGGACAAGCACCTCAAGTACACTCGCTGCGTGGACCAGGGGGACCGCAAATTTCCTTGTCACCTTTGTAACCGGTCCTTTGAAAAAAGAGACAGGCTCAGGATCCATATTCTCCACGTTCACGAAAAGCACAGACCTCACAAGGTGAGCCTGCTCCCGGGtctctcctgcctcttctgGGGGGACTAATTAAGGAGGCTTTTTTGGCCGAGGTAAGATGCTGATGTTGTTCCCCCTCCTCCAGTTTCCCTGCTGGGACCGTTCTGCCTGTAAAGGAGGAGTTAGTCTTGTGCAGCAGAGCTTAGTTCAAGGAATTTACTGGACTTCTATTGGGAAAATAAACCCCACAGTCTCAGTGAgagtttgaaaaaaacctgaatatttCTCCTGGGCTTTTTGAATGCTTGCATGCGCAGTTTGCTACTTTTCTCACACGGTGTGGGGCTAAATTGTGTGTGACGGTGCTCCACTTGTCCAGGATTGGGAGAGACGATGTCCCATGTCCCTCGCTCCCCCCCTTCAGTCTGAGACCCGACAGACATCTGTGTCTGTTGGACACAACAGGAGTTAAAAGTTTTACATTCAACGTGGAGCACATTTTCAGCTGATGGAAGCAAATCCTCGCTGAGATACTTGCCTCATCTCCACCAAACACCGCTCTGTAACACCGGCTTTCTCCAGGAGCACTGGGGGTGGAAAATCAGACTTTTCCTAAAGGATTGGGAAAGACAAGTTCCAGTGCTTCAAATGGCACAGTTAAATCAGTCCTGAAAGTCCTCCAAATACCTCTTTTATAGATCATCCTGGAATAATGTGAATGATTcaggaaaagcttttataaCTATATCAGCAATATTACAATGTCAGAATATCACACTGATTTagtaacagatgaaaaatataattctgttAAATATGAGGTATTAAATATCATGTaattcttcccctttctttcctttcttccttagagcatttattttgaaatgcatacaaaagaaatactttagAACAGCAGGAAGATAAACTTGTTCTGAACATACTGCATTTATATGAGAACAGATCAGCTCAAAAaccaaaggcagaaaatgtgtccgtaaaaaaaaattactgtatttcaagATGAGTCATAGGTTAGCTTATTTTGAACTtaagaaagataatttctttcaaattgtTGTAgggggaaaattatttttgggcTCATACAAATTGCACTGAATCAGTGCAAGTCTCTCAAATGACTTCAGCCCCCTCTGAACTGGGTTTGGTCCTGTCGCTGCCGGCCGCAGAGTGCACACCACGCCACGAAGATGGCAGGTCCCTGGGTCGGAGGACGAAGTGCTGCTTGTTTCACTACTAAGGAGAGGCACTTCTGACAGATCAAGCTGTGAGCTAAGTGCTGTGACTGACtcatcatttctgaaaaatggttactattttaaaaggtcccctcaaataattttttttaggaagTTTATCTTATTTGTTGAGCAAAAATGCAAAACGGCAACTAGAgcttcatttgcattttgaagaaaaaatgatgattttacagaaatgttcaGGTTTTGATTACTGAAAgtcagtattttctgttaatgTTCTGAAGGAGGatgctttttaatgaaaacatttttaaccacacacaaaaaagctttgaaattttgcattatttccctttttaaaaaaaaacttgttcTTAAAACCAGATTAAAATTCTGACTGTATTTCAAATTGTTACTGCTTAAATTACTACTGTGTttgtatatacataaatatatgtatatagataaatatatgtatatacataagtatatacataaatatatgtagGCAAAGACATGCACACATCATCTACAtagctaatttttctttttagctatGCTGTTGTGTGCTTCCTTTTAACtttatccctttttttccccccagtgcTCAGTGTGTGGGAAGAGCTTTTCTCAGTCCTCCAGCCTGAACAAACACATGAGGGTTCACTCCGGGGAGCGCCCCTACAAATGTGTCTACTGCAACAAGGTAAGGCAAagccccgtcccgtccctcTGTCTGTCCTCTGCTGCACTCAGCGTCACACCACACCTGGGGGGGTGCCTCTTCCCATGCtccgttttctttttttcaatttttctgtttcttttctgttttctttgaagaaaatgcCTTCTATTTAAGTTGATAACCAGATAAGTGAGTGTATATTCCGGGCACGGTTGTGAGTTGAAGCGACAGGGCTGGCTGAGACTGAAGAAACAGGGTCTGGTCTCCATCTGATGTGGAATTTGTGTTTTGTCCCAGCTCAGATTGCTGCTGCAGGGATAAGGTCTAGGAAAGCTTGAGAGCATTTCAAATACCATCCAAGGTATGCAGCTAGATCCAATATTCCCCTTTTTCATCAGATAGGTGGTTTTTGATGTTACTGATGTTACTGCTTCTGGAGTGCGGTGAACAGATTTGGCCCATAAGCTGAACCTGCACGCTACGACTTTGTGCATGCTTACCTTGAAGTAATGGGGCATGTGCAACTGGGCATGGAggtttcatttgaaaaagaacaTGAGTAGAGCCATACAGCAATGATGAAAAATGTGCTCAGGTGTTACTACCCTTCACAGCAGGGATGATTCAGGTGAGCTCTCCCTGTGAGAGCAGTGACAGCTCTCCCAGCAGAGGGAGGGTGGATGTacaggctgctgctggatgAATATCGGTAGGGCTCCAGGTGCTATGGAGTGTCCATGCAATGCAGAAGCACCGTCAGCATGTAGTAAGGTGCTCCTGATTTTGGAGAGAGAATTTTGTTTATGACTGGCTGGACTAACACAGAGCTGAAGTGTCCTGTAGTAAAGAACCTTAGAAGAAGCTCCTTTTGgctattgtatttttttctctcccagacATCCTGAACACTTCTAGGCAGAGTTTAGGATGAAATGTCATCCTTTAATCGTCCCATCACAGGAAGAGATGGCAGAGCTTTACAGGTTGCTCTGTAAACAG
Above is a genomic segment from Ciconia boyciana chromosome 2, ASM3463844v1, whole genome shotgun sequence containing:
- the PRDM14 gene encoding PR domain zinc finger protein 14, with the protein product MALSLAGESVPGDGGDALGMSPASLAAYYPPFLPPAQYFEAAPDFFQPLKSLGGLVPASPPLPPFSFSRVPAFLSQPPPPGSPPPPYPSPPRRAARSPGAGGAAGQSHRYHFTEEELNAVLYGALRSSHLAGSLHAISGLRVPPASPGKGVSARAAAAGGRGTGRRVALCGRACGAADSSSAPLLDRDSLQLPEGLSVLRVAYGDVSQLGVFCTDPIPKGVRFGPFQGKVVNTSEIKTYDDNSLMWEIFEYGRLSHFIDGKGASGNWMSLVNCARFPEEQNLTAIQCQGQIFYESCKEILPKQELLVWYGDCYVQFLGIPISLKGMPEGKRPPQHPEEAGESFKCERCGKVFAYKYYRDKHLKYTRCVDQGDRKFPCHLCNRSFEKRDRLRIHILHVHEKHRPHKCSVCGKSFSQSSSLNKHMRVHSGERPYKCVYCNKAFTASSILRTHIRQHSGEKPFKCKHCGKAFASHAAHDSHVRRTHSKEKGCTCSVCGQHFPEQEDYHFHMKIHAAH